A region of the Leucobacter komagatae genome:
CTACGGTGCGCCGACCGAGGCGCTGAGCCTCGAAGACCTGCCGCAGGCCGGCGCATCCGAGGCCGCTGAGGGTGAGGTTGAGCCCGAGCTCGACGCGCCGACGGAGGCCTTCACGCTCGAGGAGATGCTCGACGCTGCGGAGCCGAAGTCGCCGACCGGAGACGCCGAGGCCGTCGCGAACCTGTTTGCGACCGAGCCGAACGCGATCATCGATGTTGACGCTGATATTGCTGATATTGACGAAGCTGAGGCCGTGGAGGCTGAGGCTGTTGAGGTCGTCGAGACTGTAGAGCCCGTCGAAGCTGCAGAGCCCGTCGAAGAACCCGTCGTTGAAGTCGTTGAAGAGATCGACGTCGAGCTCGTCGCCGAGGACCTTAATGCCAGCGCCATTGAGGTTGAAGCAGAGGCTGAGGTCGAAGCTGACGAAGAGGCTGATCGCGACGCCGGCACCGACACTGGTACCGATACCGCCGGCTACTCGTTCCCTGACATCCAGCCGCCCGAGGAGTGGCGCTCGGTATTCGATGACCCCTCGCGTGCGGCGAACATCTCCGCGCCGGGCGACTCGGGCGACTTTGACGACCTCATCTCCCGCGCGGTTGCGCAGGAGGGGAGTACTGGCGGTACCGGCGCCTCGGCGCTGATCCTGCCCTCGCATCCCGGCGACACCGGTGGCCTGACAGGCCCGCTGGGCGCGACCGGCGAGCTTTTCGTGACAGGGTCGATCGAGCTCCCGAAGTCGATGGGGGAGACTGGCGGACACTCGGGTATTCACGACTCGATTGATTTCGACCCGTTCCTTTCGGGGGAGGCGCCCGGGTCGATCGCGTCGTCGACGGAGTCTGGGCCGATGCCCGTCTCCGCGCTGAGCGCCGTCAGCGCGCGTCGCCGGCCCGAGGTGCCCGTCGTCGCCGAGCCGACGAAGGATCGCAGCAAGATGCCGCTGATCCTCGCTCTTTCGGGTGGCGGCTTGATTGTCGTCGTCATCGGCGTCGTGGTGTTTGCCGCGACGCAGGGATTCTTTAACTAATACCTTGAGAGGTACACACGTGGCAGAAGCACGAGACTTGCTGGCCGACTTGCAGATCGCTGTGCGCGCTGCCGATAGCAAGGGGGCAATTGCTCCCGTTGCGCTGAACGTTGGCGAGCACTTCGGGTACGCGGACGCGTTCCTCATCGTGACCGGCAGTGTTGAGCGGAACGTGCAGGCGATCTCGGATGAGATCGAGCGCGAGATGAACGAGGCTGGCGTTCGCACGATCAGGCGCGAGGGCCGCGAAGGTGGCCGCTGGGTGCTCCTCGACTTCGGCGACATCATGGTGCACGTCTTCCATCAGGAAGAGCGCGACTTCTACCAGCTCGAACGGCTGTGGCACGATTCTCCCGTCATCGACACTGCGTCGATGATCGAGGTCGCCGCCCAGTAATTCGTGCCGGTTCCGGGCGCGTCGATTTGCTTCGTGCGATCCGGGCTGGTGTAGAATAGAAGAGTTGTCGGGCGAGCATTCGCCCGACTTCCATGAGGGTCTGTGGCGCAGTTGGTAGCGCACCTGCATGGCATGCAGGGGGTCAGGGGTTCGAATCCCCTCAGATCCACGTACTGAAGCCTCCTACTCGATGAGTTGGGGGCTTTTGGCGTTTTTGGAGCTGTGCTGTGCTGTGCTGGCCTGGCTGGAGCTGCTGGTCTCACTGCGGTGACCTGTGGTCTCTCCGCGGCCCCGCTCGGCTGACGTAGATGCAGTGCCGGGAATGGGGCCTCCGTAGGCTGGTGGGATGCATGGGCGGGAAGATCAGCGAGTATCGTCAACATCTGGCAGGCTCATTCAGGCTTGGAGCGGCCGTGGCTGGCCGCGTACGCCGACGGGGTGCGCTCTGATATCGACCCGGTCACCCAGACACTTCCGGAGGCGTTGAATGCGAGCGCAAAGCAGTTTTCGAAGCATGTTGCGCTGGAGTGCTTTGGGCGGACCACAAACTATCGAGACCTGCATGTGCAGGTCGAGCGTGCCGCCGGAGGGTTGCGCAAGCTTGGGGCGCGAGCGGGGGACAGGGTCGCGCTTGTGCTTCCCAGCTGCCCGCAGCATGTTGTAGCGCTCTACGCGGTGCTGCGCTTGGGAGCCGTCGTCGTTGAACACAACCCGTTGTACACGGAGCGCGAGCTTCGCCATCAATTCGAGGATCACGAAGCCAAAGTAGCCATCGTGTGGGACGTAGTCAGTGGGAAAGTCGATCAGCTCCCAGCGGATGCGTGGACAGAGCGCATCGTCACTGTGAACATGACCAAATCGATGCCGACCGCGCAGCAAAATGCGCTTCGCCTCCCGATTCCGGCAGCTCGAGCCGCGCGTAAGAAGCTCACGGTGCGTCTCGCCGCCAAAGGAAGGCACTCGTGGGAGTCGCTTTTGGGGAAGCGGCTCTCGTCGCGCGTAGCTGGGCCACAGCTCGACGACGTTGCGGTGTTCTAGTACACGAGCGGCACGACTGGCATGCTGAAAAGGCGCGATTCTCACGCACGCCTATCTCCGTGCGAACGCGATGCAGGGTCGCGAGTGGTTGCCCGGGTTGCGCGAGGGCAACGTGGTGTTCTATGGCGTGCTCCCGCTGTTCCATGCGTGCGGACTGACGCTGTGTCTGACGTTTCCGATGAACGTTGGCGCCCGGCTGGTGCTTTTCCCCACCTTTGACGTCGATCTCGTTAAGAAGGCAACGAAGCACTCCCCGCCCACGCTCTTACCCGGTGGGCCTCCGATGTATGACCGTCTCGCCCGCGCGGCGCCTCACGGTGAGCTAGACCTCTCGACGGTGCGGTTCGCGATTTCCGGAGCGACGCCGCTGCCAGTGTCGACGGTGCAACGTTGGGAGAAGATTAGCGGGGGATTGCTTGCGGAGGGCTACGGCATGACGGAGGCGTCTCCGGTTGCGCTCGGTAACCCTGCCGGGCCCACTCGGCGCCCCGGTTCCGTGGGGGTGCCGTTCCCGAGCACCGATATTCACGTGGTTGAGCCAGATGAGCCGTCGACCGAGGTGGAGACCGGCCAGCCGGGAGAGCTCCTCATCCGCGGCCCGCAGGTCTTTGGCGGGTATTGGAAACGCCCAGAGGAAACCGCGGAGACGCTGCTGGATGGCGGGTGGCTCCGTACTGGAGACATCGTCACAGTCTCAACGGATGGTTTCGTGACTGTCGTCGACCGCCGCAAGGAGTTGATCATCACTGGCGGTTTCAACGTGTCGCCTTCTGAGGTTGAAGAGGTGCTGCTGTCGCACCCAGATATCGAGGATGCGGCAGTCGTGTCGCTGCCACGGGGTGATGGGGCTGAGATCGTCGTGGCTGCGATCGTTACCCGGGACGGTGCTGACGTCAATCCCGCGGGTGCGCGTGACTTCTGCCGGACCAGGCTCGCTGCGTACAAGGTTCCGATGCGGGTGGACCTCGTCGATGAATTGCCGCGGTCGTTGATTGGGAAAGTGTTGCGACGCGAGGTGCGAGAAATGCTTCTCGTGGACTCCTGAGACCGGTTGACCAAGATCTCAGCGATGTGCTGCCACGGGGCATCGCCTTGACCCGTGCCAGGGGCCGCGCTGCGGAGCGATTGCCCTGCGGGCGCGCCGCAGTTGGCGAGGTTCCAGTTGGCATCGTCACCGCATTCGTCGGCGCGCCGAATCTGACTGCGCTAGCGAGCCTCAGGCGAATGAGTGAGCGGTGACGGCATCTGAACCCGCGCCGTGCAACGCGCAACGCACCAGCACGGCGCTAGAGCGACGGTACGGGGTGCTCGTCGCCGTTCGGCAGGCGGCAAGTGGCGTCGCCCGGCTG
Encoded here:
- the rsfS gene encoding ribosome silencing factor, which produces MAEARDLLADLQIAVRAADSKGAIAPVALNVGEHFGYADAFLIVTGSVERNVQAISDEIEREMNEAGVRTIRREGREGGRWVLLDFGDIMVHVFHQEERDFYQLERLWHDSPVIDTASMIEVAAQ